In Juglans microcarpa x Juglans regia isolate MS1-56 chromosome 8D, Jm3101_v1.0, whole genome shotgun sequence, the following are encoded in one genomic region:
- the LOC121242932 gene encoding 3-ketoacyl-CoA synthase 6: MPPSSPNFSSSVKLKYVKLGYQYLVNHILTLTLIPIMAGVLIEVLRMGPAEILNLWRSLNFDLVQILCCSFLIIFVATVYFMSKPRTIFLVDYACFKPPITCRVPFATFMEHSRLILKDKPKSVEFQMRILERSGLGEETCLPPAIHYIPPTPTMEAARGEAELVIFSAMDSLLEKTGLKPKDIDILIVNCSLFSPTPSLSAMVINKYKLRSNIKSFNLSGMGCSAGLISVDLARDLLQVHPNSNAVIVSTEIITPNYYQGNERAMLLPNCLFRMGGAAILLSNRTSERRRAKYRLVHVVRTHKGADDKAFRCVFEEEDKEGNVGISLQKDLMAIAGEALKSNITTIGPLVLPASEQLLFLLTLIGRKIFNPKWKPYIPDFKQAFEHFCIHAGGRAVIDELQKNLQLSAEHVEASRMTLHRFGNTSSSSLWYELSYIESKARMRRGDRVWQIAFGSGFKCNSAVWKCNRTIKTPSDGPWADCIDRYPVYIPEVVKL, from the coding sequence ATGCCTCCAAGCTCACCCAACTTCTCCAGCTCTGTGAAGCTCAAGTATGTCAAGCTTGGGTATCAGTACCTTGTCAACCACATTTTAACACTGACGCTCATACCCATCATGGCTGGTGTATTGATAGAGGTTCTACGCATGGGGCCGGCGGAAATCTTGAACCTTTGGAGATCCCTCAACTTTGATCTCGTCCAAATCCTCTGCTGCTCTTTCCTCATCATCTTCGTCGCCACCGTTTACTTCATGTCAAAGCCACGGACAATCTTTCTCGTGGATTACGCCTGTTTCAAGCCCCCGATCACGTGTCGGGTGCCGTTTGCTACGTTCATGGAACATTCAAGGCTCATCCTCAAAGATAAACCTAAGAGCGTTGAGTTCCAAATGAGAATCCTTGAGCGGTCTGGCCTTGGCGAGGAAACTTGTTTGCCTCCCGCAATCCATTATATCCCGCCGACCCCAACCATGGAGGCCGCGAGAGGTGAGGCTGAGCTCGTTATTTTCTCGGCCATGGATTCCTTGCTCGAGAAGACGGGGCTCAAGCCTAAAGACATCGATATCCTCATCGTGAATTGCAGTCTTTTCTCTCCTACACCTTCGTTATCGGCCATGGTGATCAACAAGTATAAGCTGAGAAGCAATATTAAGAGCTTTAACCTCTCTGGGATGGGGTGCAGTGCTGGGCTTATCTCCGTCGATTTAGCTCGGGATCTTCTTCAGGTTCATCCCAATTCAAATGCTGTGATCGTGAGCACAGAGATCATTACGCCCAACTATTATCAAGGAAATGAGAGAGCTATGCTTCTTCCTAACTGTCTTTTCCGAATGGGCGGGGCTGCTATTCTTCTATCAAATCGGACGTCGGAACGGCGGCGTGCCAAGTACAGATTAGTACACGTCGTTCGAACCCACAAGGGAGCAGACGACAAAGCCTTCCGATGTgtctttgaagaagaagacaaagaagGAAACGTAGGGATTTCACTGCAGAAAGATCTCATGGCCATAGCCGGCGAGGCCTTGAAATCAAACATCACAACCATTGGGCCTCTTGTCCTTCCTGCTTCCGAGCAACTCCTTTTCCTTCTCACCCTCATTGGCCGAAAAATCTTCAACCCTAAATGGAAACCCTACATCCCCGACTTCAAGCAGGCATTCGAGCACTTCTGCATCCACGCCGGTGGCCGTGCCGTCATCGATGAACTGCAGAAGAACCTTCAGCTCTCGGCGGAGCACGTGGAGGCCTCGAGGATGACACTCCACCGGTTCGGGAACACGTCGTCGTCGTCGCTGTGGTACGAGCTGAGCTACATAGAATCAAAGGCGAGGATGAGAAGGGGAGACAGGGTTTGGCAGATAGCGTTTGGGAGCGGATTCAAGTGTAACAGTGCAGTGTGGAAATGCAACAGAACCATCAAAACTCCGAGCGATGGTCCTTGGGCTGATTGCATTGATCGATACCCAGTTTATATTCCTGAGGTTGTGAAGCTCTAG